A single Rhopalosiphum padi isolate XX-2018 chromosome 4, ASM2088224v1, whole genome shotgun sequence DNA region contains:
- the LOC132928564 gene encoding uncharacterized protein LOC132928564 → MYDAPTKMEGLVDEFLNMCANEKNKCDRQAPGIINSSNSTNDITMYREDEPYLDMFQMDAPALLEPFSTPQNVFTIDDEFQKINKPEIELIIPLEDAAFKQPISMRKNSTLKLDVGLQQIQSTSYGDILNTPEVVKTLTEQESAFNLLAYVFDEKKTDNLAEVPTPKDVTTVSPTSQWTRKRRSSNSSASIQTDDDDYPKHRKPNEDYHSSDDKYRQLRDRNNEASRKSRATRKARENELNGSASQLEATNRRLAIKAEELEKMVNDMRQALLKIMTKKK, encoded by the exons ATGTACGATGCACCCACCAAAATGGAGGGCTTAGtggatgaatttttaaatatgtgtgcAAACG aaaaaaataaatgcgaTAGACAAGCACCCGGGATTATAAATTCAAGTAACAGCACTAATGACATAACTATGTACAGAGAAGACGAGCCGTATTTAGACATGTTTCAAATGGATGCGCCTGCTTTATTGGAGCCATTCTCAACACCTCAAAATGTTTTCACAATCGATGACGAATTTCAAAAGATAAACAAACCAGAGATAGAACTTATTATACCTTTAGAAGATGCAGCTTTTAAACAACCAATATCTATGAGAAAAAACTCTACCCTCAAATTAGATGTTGGGCTACAACAAATTCAGTCTACTAGTTACGGTGACATTTTAAACACACCAGAAGTTGTAAAAACGCTGACTGAACAAGAATCTGCTTTTAATCTTTTAGCTTATGTTTTTGAT gaaaaaaaaactGACAATTTGGCTGAAGTACCTACACCCAAAGATGTAACAACTGTATCACCAACCTCTCAGTGGACTCGAAAACGACGTAGTAGTAATTCATCAGCTTCAATACAGACAGACGATGATGACTATCCTAAGCACAGAAAGCCTAATGAAGATTACCATTCATCTGATGACAAGTATCGACAATTGAGGGATCGCAATAACGAAGCATCTCGTAAGTCTAGAGCTACAAGAAAAGCCAGAGAAAATGAGTTAAATGGCAGTGCTAGTCAATTGGAAGCCACCAACAGAAGGTTGGCTATCAAAGCTGAAGAACTGGAGAAAATGGTCAACGATATGAGACAagctttattaaaaattatgacgaagaaaaaataa
- the LOC132928565 gene encoding juxtaposed with another zinc finger protein 1, with amino-acid sequence MAVFLLNECKFNNCGLCFKNLYDLIQHIEDKHIDTDPKPIELIDRTEQQCLPLSCVMRFFSENVHKTDIEPAEPVIQPKTSILPPAPNIFHRPLRTGYESDKGETENLDHIGDSSDSWSTTSDAIDDAHKNGPNSQQKVKTEQPIRPFACPIPGCTKRYKNVNGIKYHVKNGHTNGKVHKKYKCHCGKSYVSIQGLKSHANGMHAGTKMTWLTMHNGETIQVPATPLSPDTVPIRAVTLKHVPRTTADANLPPKTLVITKPPPSNIEPPIVES; translated from the exons ATGGCCGTATTCCTGTTAAATGAATGTAAATTCAACAACTGCGGTCTGTGCTTCAAAAACCTTTACGATCTCATCCAGCACATCGAAGACAAACACAtag ATACTGATCCTAAACCGATTGAGCTGATTGATCGCACTGAACAACAATGCTTGCCGCTCAGTTGTGTTATGCGGTTTTTCAGCGAAAATGTACACAAAACCGACATCGAACCAGCAGAACCTGTCATTCAGCCCAAAACCAGTATTTTACCACCAGCACCCAACATATTTCATCGACCATTACGAactg GTTATGAATCTGATAAAGGAGAAACTGAAAACCTTGATCACATTGGTGACAGCAGTGACTCTTGGTCTACTACATCAGATGCAATCGATGATGCTCATAAAAATGGTCCCAA TTCACAACAGAAAGTTAAAACTGAGCAGCCAATACGACCATTTGCTTGTCCAATTCCAGGTTGTACTAAAAGGTATAAAAACGTTAATGGaataaaatatcacgttaaaaaTGGACATACAAATGGCAA AGTTCATAAGAAATACAAATGTCATTGTGGAAAAAGTTACGTGTCTATTCAAGGACTCAAATCACATGCAAATGGTATGCATGCTGGTACCAAGATGACATGGCTAACAATGCACAATGGTGAAACTATTCAGGTACCTGCAACACCACTTTCGCCAGATACTGTGCCCATACGTGCGGTCACGTTAAAACATGTGCCACGCACTACTGCGGACGCAAACCTACCGCCTAAAACATTAGTCATCACTAAACCTCCTCCGTCCAACATTGAACCTCCCATTgttgaatcataa
- the LOC132928287 gene encoding ATP synthase lipid-binding protein, mitochondrial — protein MYSLAKAVAPAVRSAILSNSRASIVRPISSIVSNGPSTQNQQTPSAIISNGSLVNAVRGFQTSAVSRDIDSAAKFIGAGAATVGIAGSGAGIGTVFGSLIIGYARNPSLKQQLFSYAILGFALSEAMGLFCLMMAFLLLFAF, from the exons atgtattcctTAGCCAAAGCCGTCGCACCCGCTGTCCGCTCCGcc ATCCTCTCCAACTCCAGGGCATCTATTGTCAGGCCAATTAGCAGCATTGTCTCAAATGGACCCAGCACACAAAACCAACAAACTCCAAGTGCCATTATTTCCAACGGAAGCTTG gTAAATGCTGTCAGAGGATTCCAAACATCAGCTGTGTCAAGAGATATTGACTCTGCTGCAAAATTCATTGGCGCTGGTGCAGCCACAGTAGGAATTGCTGGatcag GAGCTGGAATTGGAACAGTTTTTGGATCCTTAATCATTGGTTACGCACGTAACCCATCACTCAAACAACAACTTTTCTCTTATGCTATTTTGGGATTTGCTCTGTCTGAAGCCATGGGTCTCTTCTGTCTCATGATGGCTTTCTTATTGTTATTCGCTTTCTAA
- the LOC132928286 gene encoding succinate--CoA ligase [ADP-forming] subunit beta, mitochondrial — translation MTNLVTKSSYMLETLGKKTPKLFAASLPACPLWSNSQQRRNLNVHEHVSYSLLKGAGIPVPKFGVAKTGKEAADLVRGLGLTDIAVKAQVLAGGRGLGHFKKGFKGGVKMVDTAEEAEYVSDQMLGDFLITKQTGEKGRICNAVMVAERVYARKEFYFAVMMERAFGGPVLIASSQGGVNIEKVAEDNPEAILYMPIDITKGISRELALDVITKVGLTKKKDETADVILKLYDLFLTKDALLIEVNPYAESISTGGYYCLDAKFRFDDNAEFRQKELFDLRDWTQEDEKEVEASKFNLNYIALDGTIGCLVNGAGLAMATMDIINLHGGHPANFLDVGGGATASQVKEAFKIITSDPKVCAIMVNIFGGIMRCDIIAEGIIAAAQELNLNVPIICRLQGTNVDEAKLRIANSGMKILPVDNLDEAARLAVKLSEIVNLAREQHLGVNFEMPI, via the exons ATGACCAACTTAGTCACCAAAAGTTCATACATGCTGGAAACGTTGGGTAAAAAGACCCCCAAG ctGTTTGCCGCATCATTGCCTGCATGTCCTTTATGGAGTAACAGTCAGCAGCGTCGAAATCTCAATGTACATGAACATGTCAGCTATTCGCTATTGAAAGGTGCTGGCATACCTGTCCCTAAGTTTGGAGTAGCCAAAACTGGAAAGGAAGCAGCTGATTTAGTGCGAGGACTGGGACTCACAGATATTGCAGTTAAAGCTCAGGTGTTGGCTGGTGGTCGTGGATTAGGTCATTTCAAAAAAGGATTCAAAGGCGGAGTTAAAATGGTTGACAc TGCAGAAGAAGCTGAATATGTATCAGATCAGATGTTAGGAGACTTTTTGATAACAAAACAAACTGGAGAGAAAGGCCGTATTTGTAATGCAGTTATGGTTGCTGAACGTGTATATGCTagaaaagaattttattttgctgttaTGATGGAAAGAGCTTTTGGT GGTCCAGTTTTAATAGCGTCTTCTCAGGGTGGTGTAAATATAGAAAAAGTTGCTGAAGACAATCCGGAAGCAATTTTATATATGCCTATTGATATCACAAAag gtaTATCTAGAGAACTGGCCTTAGATGTTATCACCAAAGTTGGATTGACTAAAAAGAAAGATGAAACCGCTGATGTTATTTTGAAGTTATATGACTTATTTCTTACCAAAGATGCTCTATTAATTGAAGTTAATCCTTATGCTGAAAGTATTTCTACTGGAGGat attattgcTTGGATGCCAAATTCCGATTTGATGATAACGCTGAGTTTAGACAAAAAGAATTGTTTGATTTGCGTGATTGGACTCAAGAAGACGAAAAAGAAGTTGAAgcttctaaatttaatttaaattatattgcacTTGatg GTACTATTGGTTGTTTGGTAAATGGTGCTGGTTTGGCAATGGCTACTATGGATATAATAAACTTGCATGGTGGACACCCAGCTAATTTCTTGGATGTTGGAGGTGGTGCTACTGCTTCTCAAGTGAAAGaagcttttaaaattatcacaTCAGACCCTAAA GTGTGTGCTATTATGGTGAATATTTTTGGTGGAATAATGAGATGTGACATCATTGCTGAAGGAATAATTGCAGCAGCTCAAGAGTTGAAtctaaatgtacctataatttgtCGTCTAcag GGAACAAATGTTGATGAAGCAAAACTTCGTATTGCAAACTCTGGTATGAAAATTTTGCCAGTAGACAATCTAGACGAAGCTGCTCGTTTAGCAGTGAAATTATCTGAAATCGTGAATCTAGCTCGTGAACAACACTTGGGTGTTAATTTTGAAATGCCCatctaa